Proteins encoded within one genomic window of Hermetia illucens chromosome 2, iHerIll2.2.curated.20191125, whole genome shotgun sequence:
- the LOC119649474 gene encoding uncharacterized protein LOC119649474 — protein sequence MRSNTANMKHLMRVCGLILLTTISQSNASWGSPGSGQYHIQTDEGPERYFRYLTDNGQYRKEKRLQDGTVIGTDAWIDASGFLRQKDYIADGGGYRILKSKTIYVGQGQAIEEALRSIKNLPSGSSSDNKLKLLHATTTTVRPLVNYISTTTARPLYYDHPSTPTVHIQPNSQPLDNRYVPVKGVQVKPTPIPAQAPLTVASLRKKHPVPSVQFEPPYNNEYGPITADYTSSTPSPISSTQLPITTTNLLDPYPTHLSPLNTDLLPPLVSPTAIPNELYDYSPISSTTPRPTPISSTEASVIPLNSNNLEPQPLYTRPVTSRPYSSRNPFLRGHPNYNENVGSGYDPQYPEYDGVAVNDNGFRYYLPRQYHEEENSGGDRRAGSFGYIDPFGIRRVVYYNASPEQGFVHRKNNRYVGFDATPYDPRPL from the exons CTCACAACGATATCACAATCAAATGCTTCATGGGGTTCACCAGGTTCAGGACAATATCACATACAAACAGACGAGGGTCCAGAAAGATATTTTCGATATCTAACAGATAACGGTCAATATCGTAAAGAGAAACGTTTACAAGATGGAACAGTTATTG GTACTGATGCTTGGATCGATGCTTCCGGATTCCTCAGACAAAAAGATTACATCGCCGATGGTGGAGGCTATAGAATTCTGAAGTCCAAAACTATTTACGTTGGACAAGGCCAGGCTATTGAA GAAGCCTTAAGGAGTATCAAAAATCTGCCTTCAGGTTCATCAAGTGATAACAAACTTAAGTTACTACACGCTACTACTACAACAGTTCGACCTCTAGTCAATTACATATCAACGACAACTGCAAGACCACTTTATTATGATCATCCCTCTACACCTACAGTTCACATACAGCCAAATTCCCAACCTCTGGATAATAGATACGTCCCTGTTAAGGGTGTCCAAGTAAAACCGACTCCAATTCCAGCTCAAGCACCGCTGACTGTGGCATCATTACGTAAGAAGCACCCAGTCCCATCGGTTCAATTTGAGCCTCCGTACAATAATGAATATGGTCCAATCACTGCCGACTATACATCATCCACGCCAAGTCCGATTTCCTCAACACAACTCCCAATAACTACCACCAATTTACTAGACCCATATCCCACACACTTGTCGCCACTGAACACAGATTTACTGCCACCACTAGTTTCACCGACAGCTATTCCAAACGAGCTCTATGATTACAGTCCTATATCATCAACAACACCTAGGCCAACACCAATTTCATCCACGGAAGCGAGTGTGATACCTTTGAACAGCAACAACTTGGAGCCCCAGCCCTTGTATACCAGGCCAGTAACCAGTCGACCATACTCTTCACGTAACCCATTTTTGCGTGGACATCCAAACTATAACGAAAATGTTGGTAGTGGATATGATCCGCAATATCCAGAGTACGATGGAGTGGCGGTTAACGACAATGGTTTCCGCTATTACTTACCTCGGCAGTATCATGAGGAAGAGAATTCAGGCGGAGATCGCAGAGCTGGAAGTTTTGGTTATATCGATCCATTTGGAATTCGCCGTGTAGTTTATTACAATGCATCTCCCGAGCAAGGTTTTGTTCATCGAAAAAATAATCGTTATGTTGGATTTGATGCAACGCCATATGACCCTCGACCTCTTTAG
- the LOC119648608 gene encoding proline-rich protein 36-like, producing MGGFLLCLLVAYAAAAPSGPYPPSIPLGTPAPPVPHQVYGLPSVQASTEIFSEVTENPDTTFIPSAGHELPATEAIISGEHSSAIISPSSPSSGSLPLLPLGPLGGYLPLPLAPFVQQPLPLNISSVPFLATGQISGFQTLLHTSSLPTVQSVPVSSGHVFSGEVLASTPLLHTSSLAVLPSVSSLPGVIQVSGLESPISVGSPVPTTLLQGSSLLTVPSLNPVPEIIPEVPVSLSSSISTPLINTPSIPFVRPISGVSEILPISESQSPGTEKLPLSEGVTIETSNESSSSVDIVAPHSEYGLPVQDKPLVIPPAPALPELPVLPDLPILPSLPIVPEVPVLPASSELPSTEAPLITSPHSEYGVPELHSTTFAPPSGPYPPRSEIISHYGEPIQVPVALLSK from the exons ATG GGAGGATTTTTACTTTGTCTACTAGTTGCATATGCAGCGGCTGCACCATCAGGACCGTATCCACCATCGATTCCTTTGGGAACACCTGCACCTCCGGTTCCGCATCAAGTTTATGGATTACCTAGTGTTCAAGCATCCACTGAAATCTTTTCGGAAGTTACGGAAAATCCAGATACAACATTCATCCCAAGTGCTGGACATGAATTGCCCGCAACTGAAGCTATTATTAGTGGGGAACACTCCTCAGCAATCATTTCGCCGTCATCACCTTCTTCGGGTAGTTTACCTCTTTTGCCTCTTGGACCACTAGGTGGATATTTGCCTTTGCCACTCGCACCTTTCGTTCAACAACCTCTACCTTTGAATATTTCTTCAGTGCCATTCCTAGCAACGGGACAAATTTCTGGTTTCCAAACTTTACTTCACACTTCCTCCCTCCCAACTGTACAATCAGTTCCTGTTTCGTCAGGACATGTCTTCTCTGGAGAAGTTCTAGCATCCACACCTTTGTTACATACTTCTTCTCTTGCAGTTCTTCCCTCTGTTTCTAGCTTGCCTGGAGTCATTCAAGTTTCTGGTTTGGAATCTCCAATTTCAGTAGGAAGTCCCGTACCAACTACTTTGCTACAGGGTTCCTCCCTTCTGACAGTCCCGTCTCTTAATCCTGTTCCAGAAATTATCCCGGAAGTTCCTGTATCCCTTAGTTCATCGATTTCGACGCCTTTGATCAATACTCCTTCGATTCCTTTCGTTCGTCCAATTTCTGGTGTGTCAGAAATCCTCCCGATTTCAGAATCACAGTCTCCAGGTACCGAAAAACTGCCACTTTCAGAAGGTGTCACTATCGAAACCAGCAACGAATCATCGTCTTCGGTAGACATTGTTGCTCCACACAGTGAATATGGGTTGCCTGTCCAAGATAAACCTTTAGTTATCCCTCCAGCACCTGCACTCCCAGAGCTCCCAGTACTTCCGGATCTCCCAATACTTCCAAGTCTTCCGATAGTTCCAGAAGTTCCAGTGCTGCCGGCGAGTTCTGAATTGCCATCTACTGAAGCTCCACTTATAACTTCACCGCACAGTGAATATGGTGTCCCAGAGCTCCATTCAACAACATTCGCTCCACCATCCGGACCGTACCCACCGCGATCGGAAATTATTTCTCACTATGGAGAGCCAATTCAAGTGCCTGTTGCACTTTTATCGAAATAA